Proteins co-encoded in one Camelus bactrianus isolate YW-2024 breed Bactrian camel chromosome 6, ASM4877302v1, whole genome shotgun sequence genomic window:
- the SERPINA5 gene encoding plasma serine protease inhibitor, with protein sequence MRLCLLLCLVLLSPPMATLHRHHSGETKKRGRELLPVVATVAPGSGDFAFDLYRALAATAPNQNVFFSPLSISMSLAMLSLGARSNTKAQILQGLGLNPQESWDEELHSASQRLLQELGQPREELQLSLGNALFTKPTVPIQDAFLSAMRLLYLADTFSANFEDPEGAKKQINDYVAKQTKGKIADLVEVLDGTEVMVMVNYIFFKAKWETSFDHKSTHEQDFHVTSETAVRVPMMKHEDEYYYFLDRSLSCRVVGVPYRGNATAFFILPREGGMGQVESGLKEKTLRKWLKLSVKRQLELYLPKFSIEGSYQLEKVLPKLGISDVFTSQADLAGISNHSSILVSEMVHKAVVEVDESGTKAAAATGTIFMFRSARLSSQRIVFNRPFLMLIVENSKNILFFGRVSRL encoded by the exons ATGCGGCTCTGCCTCCTCTTGTGCCTGGTGCTCCTCAGCCCGCCGATGGCCACCCTCCACCGCCACCACTCTGGGGAGACGAAGAAGAGAGGCCGGGAGCTGCTGCCCGTGGTTGCCACAGTGGCCCCTGGCAGTGGGGACTTTGCCTTCGACCTCTACAGGGCCTTGGCTGCAACTGCCCCCAACCAGAACGTCTTCTTCTCCCCTCTGAGCATCTCCATGAGCCTGGCCATGCTCTCCCTGGGGGCTCGGTCCAACACCAAGGCTCAGATCCTGCAGGGCCTGGGCCTCAACCCTCAGGAGAGCTGGGATGAGGAGCTCCACAGTGCCTCCCAGCGGCTGCTACAGGAGCTTGGGCAGCCCAGAGAGGAGCTCCAGCTGAGCCTCGGCAATGCCCTGTTTACCAAGCCCACCGTGCCCATCCAGGACGCCTTCCTGAGTGCCATGAGGTTGCTGTACCTGGCAGACACTTTCTCCGCTAACTTTGAGGACCCCGAAGGGGCCAAGAAGCAGATCAATGATTACGTGGCAAAGCAAACAAAAGGCAAGATTGCAGACTTGGTTGAGGTTCTGGATGGCACTGAGGTCATGGTTATGGtgaattacattttctttaaag CAAAGTGGGAGACAAGCTTCGACCACAAAAGCACCCACGAGCAGGACTTCCACGTGACCTCGGAGACAGCGGTGCGGGTGCCCATGATGAAACATGAAGACGAGTATTACTACTTCCTGGACCGAAGCCTCTCCTGCAGGGTGGTGGGGGTCCCCTACCGAGGGAATGCCACCGCCTTCTTCATTCTCCCCCGCGAGGGCGGGATGGGCCAGGTGGAGAGTGGACTGAAGGAGAAAACACTGAGGAAGTGGCTCAAGTTGTCCGTGAAGAG GCAGCTTGAGCTTTACCTACCCAAGTTCTCCATTGAGGGCTCCTATCAGCTGGAGAAAGTCCTCCCCAAGCTGGGGATCAGTGACGTCTTCACCTCCCAAGCTGACCTGGCCGGCATCAGCAACCACTCCAGCATCCTGGTGTCTGAG ATGGTGCACAAAGCTGTGGTGGAGGTGGACGAGTCGGGAACCAAAGCGGCCGCAGCCACTGGGACGATCTTCATGTTCAGGTCGGCCCGGCTCAGCTCTCAGCGGATCGTGTTCAACAGGCCCTTTCTAATGCTCATTGTGGAGAACAGCAAGAACATCCTTTTCTTTGGCAGAGTGAGCCGCCTGTGA